A stretch of DNA from Halobacillus litoralis:
TTTTCTGAATTTTAAATCAACCATTATTTTCAAATCGCGATTATTCAAGTATATGGCAGGATTGTGAAAGACTCAGTTTCTAGACTTTTGTTGAGTGGAAGGGGGGCTGCGGGGAATAGCTCGAAAGCACTGCTGGAAAAATCGGCTTGTAGGATTGAATGGAGTGGATAACTTAAACCGCTCCAAAGAACGTAAAAGCTTGATATAGAGAAATTTACACTTCTAACAGTGAGTGGCATAGTGGAAGACAATTCAACTTGGTAAAGTGGTTCGTTTCGCACCTTTATTGAATGGGGTGGTTGGGAAGCTGCGAGATTCCCGTGGGAGAAGGAGTTAGGCGAGATCCCGCAGGACGCAGTCCGAGGAAGCTCGGCACTCCCCCCACAGGAAAGCGAGTAGCTTCCCAACCACCCCTGACGCTTAACAAAGCAACGAACCCCGGTTATCTTGAAACTGAGTCTTCCACAATCGGGAGCGATGGTTAGATAATGTTCTGGCCTTCCAGGATAACGAGAGCTAGGATGAGAACAATGATGATGACGAATACGATGGAGAGTGGGCGGGAGACATTCGCTCGTTGAACCTCATCCCAGCGGACAGGCCGGATGCCACTTAGCGAAAAGATGGAAACAGCAGCCAACAGGATGGACATGATGTTTACCGTCACTAATAAGAATGCACCATATGCGGCTGTCATCGATCCATCTCCGATTGACATCCCCATAGCGACAGAGGGCGGTAGCAAGGCGACAGCCACCATCACCCCCACCAAGTTCCCTGATAAACGATTTAAAAAAGCAAGCGCTCCAGCAGCTCCAGAGGCGACCCCTAAAGGAATATCAATTAAGGTAACCTTCGTTCTATCCAAATATTGAGCGTTTTCCATTCCGACATCAGTGAAATACCCGAAGGCTATGGAAATAAGTAATACAATCGCTACACCATATAAAGAACTAATCGCTGATTGTCCGAGCCCTTTATAGTCTCCAAGAATCGCAAAAAAAGCAACAGAAATCACCGGACCAATCATAGGCGCAATGACCATCGCCCCGATGACAACCGCTTCACTATCTTTAATGATACCTACAGTAGCTACAATCGCTGATAATAAGATAAGTAAGGAATAATTCATTGTAATATGGCCGTTTTTTTCAGCAGCATTCATCAATTCATGCCTACTCGCTCGAAGAAGGCGAGACTTCTCTTCTTCGTCTTCCTCCTTTGCTTCTTCTTCTTTGGTTTCTTCATGAATGGTTTCCTTAGAGAGATAGGTGTGAACAGGGATTAGCAGGGTCTCAAACCCTTCCACCACATTGGATACCTCCTCCAAGTAGTTAAGAATTTCTTCCACTTCATTTTTTTGGACGAGGATACGAACAAGCATACGTTCTTCTGATTCACTGGAAACCCAATACGAACGATGATCATACTTTTTTAACTTTTCATCGATGGAATCAAAGTGTTGGTCAGGAATGTACACTTCAATCAATTGCAAGTTCATGCACTTCACCTCTATTCGTTCATTCTGTGAATCATCTCTTACCTGGTCTAACCCTAACTTTTTATCCTTCTGCTATCACTACAATTAGAGAAGTATTGAACCTCCTTCATAATGTTTCCTATTTTCCACATACTAATTCTACTTAGAAAAGAAGAGAAAGGGGGTTCCTATATGTCGCTCCTACTGCCTATGAAAAAGGAAGAATATCTGTCTTCATCCAAAGAGATGCTTAATCAAAGCCCGGACCTCGTCCAAAAAACATTTAATCATAAGGGGCAATTAATCATTGTCCAATTCATTCATTATCAAGTAAATAAAGAACAACTTGAGGATGAAATTCTAGAAATCATCACTAAATCTACTCGTCCCTGGTCTAATGAACGTCTAGTGAATAGAATTCCTTTAGCTTCTACGAAACAAGAAAACACAATGGATTCCATCGTTGAGCAGATGATTCATGGAAGTGTATGCATTTATATTGAGGGAGAAAAGGAAGCGACATTATTCGCACTCCCTAATCAAGAACATCGAGATTTAAACCAAGCAGAAACGGAATCGCTGGTTTTCGGCCCTCAAGTATCGTTTACAGAATCCCTCATGACGAACCTGAATGTCATCCGTTGGCGTTTAGATACACCAGATCTTGTTACAGAAAAATTGATTGTCGGCGAACGGATTCAGTCCGAAATTCGAATCGTGTACTTAAAATCTCTTGCCAATACAGAAAATGTGAATACCATGAGACAGCGTATTAGGGACTTAAAAGTCTCTGAAGTAGAAGACACGAGTGTCCTTGGACAATTAATCGAAGACTCGTCAAGTACAGTTTTCCCGCAGTTGATATTCACAGAACTGCCTGATCGCTTCTGTAACGCAATTTCTAAAGGTCTTGTAGGGGTTATGGTTGATAAAAGCCCGACCATGTTGATCGGGCCTATGAACCTCTTCAGTTTCTTTGAATCGACGGAAGATTTGTATATGCGTTGGAATATGGGGAGTTTCATACGGTTACTTCGCTTCGTTTCTATGGCTTTGTCCATTATTTTGACACCGATGTATGTAGCTGCATTGACGTTTCACTATGAAATCATCCCAAGCACCCTACTTGTATCGTTAGGACAATCAAGGTCGACTGTTCCCTTCCCTCCCGTGTTAGAAGCGCTTTTACTGGAAATTTTAATTGAATTGCTCAGAGAAGCAGGAGCCCGCTTACCTACGAAGGTCGGTCAAACCATGGGTATCGTTGGAGGGATCGTTCTCGGCCAGGCTGCTGTGGAAGCCGGATTCACAAGCAACATCCTCATTATTATTATTGCTCTTAGTGCATTGGCCTCTTTCACCGCCCCTAGTTATTTAATGGGAACAGCCATACGGATCATCCGCTTTCCTATGATCCTTCTGGCGGGGGCTTGGGGAATCATCGGCATTGTTTTTGCTTTGTCTTTTCTTGTGATCCACTTATTAAAGCAAAAATCATTGGGGCGTCCGTACTTGTCCCCCATCTACCCACTGCAATGGAGTGATTTCAGTGAATCTATATACCGAGTGCCATTTCAAAAAAATGCAAAACGTTCGAAATCCCTCATGACCAAAGACGAGTACAGATATAGTAAATCAAAAGCGGCAGATCGAAATGATGTGGACCGTTTATGAAGACGAATATTCCCTTCCATCCTGATCGTGCCGTGCAAGCTTTCTATCTTTTCTTTATCATCCATACTTCTCAAATTGGAGCGGGATTAATGGGGGTGCCCAGAATCCTTGTCCTTGAAGCGGGGGTGGATGTCTGGATTTCTGTTTTAGTGGCGGGGCTTTACCTTCATTTCATCGTTTTCATCATGCTGCAAATCTTAAAATCTTATGAAAATGCCGACATCCTTGGAATTCAACAAGACTTGTTTGGCGTATGGATTGGGAAAGCGCTGGGCACCGTGTATGTCCTCTATATTTTCCTGCTCCTTTTAACGGTGATTAAAAATTACATTGAAGTGGTCCAGGTGTTTGTCTTTCCTGAGATGCCGATCTGGCTTATGGCTCTCTTCTTACTCTTTCTCATGGTTTATAGTATTTTAGGTGGATTCAGAGTTGTTGTAGGTACGAGTGTGATTTTTTTCTTTCTTACCATCTGGCTTGTCCTTACGATCTATAAACCGATCACATACATGGATTGGGAACACTTCTTACCAGTATTTCAGACACCCGCCCCTGATTTATTAAAGGGTGTGCAGCAAGTCACCTTTTCCGTGCTTGGACTTGAGATTCTACTTTTCGTTTATCCATTTATCCAAGATAAAAAAAGAGCAGCATTACCTGCACACGCGGGCGTCTTTTTTACGACATTCCTAATTCTCTTAGTGACTGTTGTTTCTATCGGTTATTTCAGCCCTGATCAGTTAAAATCGACCGTATGGGCAACTTTATCTTTGTTCAAAATCATTAGTTTTTCCGTTTTAGAACGGTTTGACTTTATTGCCGTGGCGTTATGGATGATGGTTATCATCCCGAATATCGTATTATTTGGATGGATGATTGTCCATTCCTTGAAGCGTCTGTTCAATGCTCCTAAGAAACCAACGCTCTATGGATTGGCCTTTCTCTTATTCCTCACTTCCATAACGGCTGAAAAAAGGGTCGCCCTCAACGAGCTAACCGACTGGACAGGGCAGATTGGATTTTGGATTGTTTTTGTCTATCCATTGTTGATTTACTTGATGGTTTTACTAAAAAAATTAATGAAAAAGAGGAATGCTTCATGAAAAGGTCCTCCATTCTGATCATCGTTTTCCTACTCGCTGGATGTATCCCGAAGTCTTACATCGAAACATTAGGAATTATTACAGCTGTTGGATATGATTTGACTGAAGACCAACGAATACGGGGCACCCTCGTCATGTACCAGTTCGACACGGATCAAGCGAGCACATCACAGGTCGTTACAGGGGAAGCAGATACATCGAAGGGCATTCGTTTTGCCACAAGCAGGCTTACTAGTCATCAACTGGTATCGGGTCAAGTGAGACTCGAAATATTCGAAGATGAGCTTGCTAAACGAGGAATGATGAAGTACATGGACACCCTTCAAAGAGATGCGGCCATATCGGACATGGGTTATTTAGCTACAAGTGCCGTCCCCTCAGAAGACCTCCTGAAATCAAAGAATGACGAAGATCGTCCCAACACAGGGAATTACATTCAGGAGCTGATTAAAAAAAGCATAAAGGAAGAAGCCATCCCCAATGCTGTATTGACCAGCTTCCTGCATGACTATTATGATACCGGCAAAGATCCCATCCTCCCATCTCTTACACTTGAAGACAATAAAGCAGTGATTAACGGGATCAGTTTATTCCAGGATGACCGCTACGTCCATACAACTTCTCATGAAAATACTTTCTATATTATGTTGATGAAACAACAGATCGACCATGGGCAATTTCAAGTCCAACTGGCAGATGATGCGTTAAAGAAATATCACAAGAAGGAAAGCATCGATAAGCCAGGCGAAGGCGCCCTGCATGTTTCCATTCATGAGCTTAGTTCAGAACATGACATCCATCCATCAAAAGGAGATCCGACCAAACAATCATTCGCACTGAAGATGGAAGGCCGTTTGTTGGAAATCACGCAGGATATCGACTTGAAAAATAGAGAAGCTGTAGAAGCGTTGGAAAAACAAATCGAGAAAGAAGTAAAAGAACACCTCCAAGAGACATTGCAGATCCTGATCGAACATCAAGTGGACCCGATCGGTTTCGGTGCTAAATATAACACCCAAAACAGAACAAATCGAGTGACAAAAGAAAATTGGCGTGAACAAATCCCCAATCTTCAAGTTGATTTTGACGTATCGTTTAAGCTTCTGCGCTATGGTATTTCCGAATAAAATTTAAAAACCCTTGTGAAAAAGGTTCGCCTTCATCACAGGGGTTTTATTTCATGTACACCATTTTCACAACCGTTTTTGTTTATCCTTCTACTTACGGATATAAATCTCTGCCTGGGACTTAATCAAAAAACATCAACGAGTCCAAAGTCCAGCCTTGTCAGTTAAGAGAAAGTCCTCAGGCTGTTTGCCCATCATATATAGACGATGGAGAGGCCTCGTCATAGCTACATAGAGCATTTTCAAATCCAGCTCATTTTTTTCATAAGAGTGTTCGTTACAATAGAGAAAAACGACATCAAATTCAAGCCCCTTGGCAAGGTAGGCAGGGAGAATGACACGATCTCCTAAAACGTCTGCGTTCTCTTCCATAATCTCAAAAGAAGGTAGTTCATGATTCAGCTGCTCCGCCTCTTGCTTTGTTTTCGTGACGAAAGCAAAACTATTCATACCTTTTTTGACTAAATCGTTGATCAACTGATAGATGTTGCTTTTTCGATACTCATCCCTATAAAGAAAAGTAGGTACATCCCCATGTCTGACGACAGGCTCCGCTTTCGGAAGTTCATCTGGCATATCGTCTAGAAGACCATTAGCTAAGTTCATAATTTCAATCGTCGTCCGGTACGTCTTTTGCAAAGTGAGGTAGTTGGCTGTTGGAAATATTTCGTTTTGCAGTGTCTCCCAACTCTCTATTCCTCGGTAATGATAAATCCCCTGAGCCAAGTCCCCTACAATGGTGAACAAATCCGTTTGAAAAGCCTTCCTCAAACTAAAAATTTCCATAAAGCTATAATCCTGCGCTTCGTCAATGACCACTTTCTTTGCACGATCGTCAGGATCAAGACCTGTGATAAAGGTCTTCAAATACAACAGAGGCGCTAAGTCCTCCGCACAAAGCTTCCCCGATGCGTGCACTTCTCTCGTATTCTTTCTCATTTGCTCCCATTCGTAAGATTCTTCACTATGAACCGCTGAAAAGGTCCCTTCCTCAAAGAGCTGCTGATAGATTGTCCATACCGCCACTTTTGGGTACTTCTTCATATAACGATGAACAGCAGTCCTGGATTCTTTTTTTATTTCGTCCAATCTTTCCTCTTTCCTTGTTATTAAATAACTGACGCGTATTTTCCTTTTCTCCGCATCTTTCATTCCATAAAGCGCATCATCTAGAGCTTCATCATATTTGGCAGCCATTTTATCCAAGATCCGCTTCTTTTTTCTTTTCAATTCACTATGGAGTACGGCTTTGATTTTTTGAACGCGTACTTCGTAAGGGAAATAGCTGTATTCCTCATAAAACAGGCGATTGATGGCTTTTGCACTTTTGATCTTGAATCCTGCGAGCGTAAAGTCACCCTCAACCTTGTAGGATTTCTTCCATTTTTGCAGATAGCGGTCCAGGATCCCTTTGAAGTCTTTCGATCCTTTTAACCGTGCATTATGAATGGAACTGTCATCTGTGGATTTTTCAACCGCATTCATAAGCACCTCATGCTGAGAGATGACAGGCAGATGAATACCCGTAGCTTGTTGAACAAAATCGGTAAATGTCGTTTGTCTCGCACGATCCACCCCAAGTTCAGGCAAGACTTCAGATATGTACTGAATAAACAAGCGGTTAGGAGCAAGAATAAGCATCTCTTCTGGATGGAAGATTTCCTTCATCGTGTACAAAAAATAAGAAATCCGATGAAGGGCTATCGTTGTTTTCCCACTCCCTGCGGCCCCTTGCACAATAATCGGCTTTCGTAAGTCTGCACGAATAATTGTATTCTGTTCTTCTTGAATGGTGGATACTATTTCAGTTAAACGCTTCTCTGCATTTTGAGATAATGACTCCTGAAGCAATTCATCCTTTGTGGTTAGATCGATATCTCGATAATCCAACAGTTCTCCATCTTCAATCTGATACTGACGTTTTAAAGAAACATCTCCTTCATACGTTTCTCCAAGAGCTTCATAACTCACTCCTCCCAGCCGGCCTTCATAGTACACATTCGCTAGAGGGGAGCGCCAATCCAAAATGATGGGATACTGAGTTTCTCGGTCAAATAACGACGTCTTACCGATATAAAAGGTTTCTCGATCGGGCTTTTCTTTTTGATGAAAATCGATGCGGGCAAAGTACGGTTTGTTTCGTAGATGTTTGAGGTTTTGCAGTTGTTCTTTGGACATTTTCATGAAATTAGCGTGGGAAAGCATCTCTTGATACCTTAGACTGCTGTCTTTGAAGCTTAGGTTCTCGAGCGTATCTTCCTGACGTCTTTTCAGCGTTTCCTGATCTGTTTCCTGTGAGACGATCAGTCTGTCCATGTAAGTTTTAGTAAAGGATAGACGTTCTAATTCTTCTTCAAATTCTGGGTTCCATTCCGTCATTTGAGCCATTCCTCCTTCTTTTCGTTCTGCAAGATTTACAGAACTTCTCCCTAATGGAATGACGCGTGAGCGCTGGCCCATCATGCAGTATTTCAAAGCAACG
This window harbors:
- a CDS encoding TIGR00341 family protein, producing the protein MNLQLIEVYIPDQHFDSIDEKLKKYDHRSYWVSSESEERMLVRILVQKNEVEEILNYLEEVSNVVEGFETLLIPVHTYLSKETIHEETKEEEAKEEDEEEKSRLLRASRHELMNAAEKNGHITMNYSLLILLSAIVATVGIIKDSEAVVIGAMVIAPMIGPVISVAFFAILGDYKGLGQSAISSLYGVAIVLLISIAFGYFTDVGMENAQYLDRTKVTLIDIPLGVASGAAGALAFLNRLSGNLVGVMVAVALLPPSVAMGMSIGDGSMTAAYGAFLLVTVNIMSILLAAVSIFSLSGIRPVRWDEVQRANVSRPLSIVFVIIIVLILALVILEGQNII
- a CDS encoding spore germination protein, with protein sequence MSLLLPMKKEEYLSSSKEMLNQSPDLVQKTFNHKGQLIIVQFIHYQVNKEQLEDEILEIITKSTRPWSNERLVNRIPLASTKQENTMDSIVEQMIHGSVCIYIEGEKEATLFALPNQEHRDLNQAETESLVFGPQVSFTESLMTNLNVIRWRLDTPDLVTEKLIVGERIQSEIRIVYLKSLANTENVNTMRQRIRDLKVSEVEDTSVLGQLIEDSSSTVFPQLIFTELPDRFCNAISKGLVGVMVDKSPTMLIGPMNLFSFFESTEDLYMRWNMGSFIRLLRFVSMALSIILTPMYVAALTFHYEIIPSTLLVSLGQSRSTVPFPPVLEALLLEILIELLREAGARLPTKVGQTMGIVGGIVLGQAAVEAGFTSNILIIIIALSALASFTAPSYLMGTAIRIIRFPMILLAGAWGIIGIVFALSFLVIHLLKQKSLGRPYLSPIYPLQWSDFSESIYRVPFQKNAKRSKSLMTKDEYRYSKSKAADRNDVDRL
- a CDS encoding GerAB/ArcD/ProY family transporter, which translates into the protein MKTNIPFHPDRAVQAFYLFFIIHTSQIGAGLMGVPRILVLEAGVDVWISVLVAGLYLHFIVFIMLQILKSYENADILGIQQDLFGVWIGKALGTVYVLYIFLLLLTVIKNYIEVVQVFVFPEMPIWLMALFLLFLMVYSILGGFRVVVGTSVIFFFLTIWLVLTIYKPITYMDWEHFLPVFQTPAPDLLKGVQQVTFSVLGLEILLFVYPFIQDKKRAALPAHAGVFFTTFLILLVTVVSIGYFSPDQLKSTVWATLSLFKIISFSVLERFDFIAVALWMMVIIPNIVLFGWMIVHSLKRLFNAPKKPTLYGLAFLLFLTSITAEKRVALNELTDWTGQIGFWIVFVYPLLIYLMVLLKKLMKKRNAS
- a CDS encoding Ger(x)C family spore germination protein, translating into MKRSSILIIVFLLAGCIPKSYIETLGIITAVGYDLTEDQRIRGTLVMYQFDTDQASTSQVVTGEADTSKGIRFATSRLTSHQLVSGQVRLEIFEDELAKRGMMKYMDTLQRDAAISDMGYLATSAVPSEDLLKSKNDEDRPNTGNYIQELIKKSIKEEAIPNAVLTSFLHDYYDTGKDPILPSLTLEDNKAVINGISLFQDDRYVHTTSHENTFYIMLMKQQIDHGQFQVQLADDALKKYHKKESIDKPGEGALHVSIHELSSEHDIHPSKGDPTKQSFALKMEGRLLEITQDIDLKNREAVEALEKQIEKEVKEHLQETLQILIEHQVDPIGFGAKYNTQNRTNRVTKENWREQIPNLQVDFDVSFKLLRYGISE
- the helD gene encoding RNA polymerase recycling motor HelD yields the protein MTEWNPEFEEELERLSFTKTYMDRLIVSQETDQETLKRRQEDTLENLSFKDSSLRYQEMLSHANFMKMSKEQLQNLKHLRNKPYFARIDFHQKEKPDRETFYIGKTSLFDRETQYPIILDWRSPLANVYYEGRLGGVSYEALGETYEGDVSLKRQYQIEDGELLDYRDIDLTTKDELLQESLSQNAEKRLTEIVSTIQEEQNTIIRADLRKPIIVQGAAGSGKTTIALHRISYFLYTMKEIFHPEEMLILAPNRLFIQYISEVLPELGVDRARQTTFTDFVQQATGIHLPVISQHEVLMNAVEKSTDDSSIHNARLKGSKDFKGILDRYLQKWKKSYKVEGDFTLAGFKIKSAKAINRLFYEEYSYFPYEVRVQKIKAVLHSELKRKKKRILDKMAAKYDEALDDALYGMKDAEKRKIRVSYLITRKEERLDEIKKESRTAVHRYMKKYPKVAVWTIYQQLFEEGTFSAVHSEESYEWEQMRKNTREVHASGKLCAEDLAPLLYLKTFITGLDPDDRAKKVVIDEAQDYSFMEIFSLRKAFQTDLFTIVGDLAQGIYHYRGIESWETLQNEIFPTANYLTLQKTYRTTIEIMNLANGLLDDMPDELPKAEPVVRHGDVPTFLYRDEYRKSNIYQLINDLVKKGMNSFAFVTKTKQEAEQLNHELPSFEIMEENADVLGDRVILPAYLAKGLEFDVVFLYCNEHSYEKNELDLKMLYVAMTRPLHRLYMMGKQPEDFLLTDKAGLWTR